In Flavivirga abyssicola, the following are encoded in one genomic region:
- a CDS encoding Nif3-like dinuclear metal center hexameric protein has product MIVQDVINHLETLTPLAYAEGFDNVGLLVGNKNEKITGVLVTLDTLETVVDEAIEKNCNLIVSFHPIIFKGLKKLTGKNYVERVVIKAIKHDIAIYAMHTALDNAINGVNDMICNKLDLTNRRILIPQSETIKKLTTYVPKNEAEQLRTALFNAGAGSIGNYNNCSFNVEGYGTYNGNENSNPTLGEKGKTHTEAETKITVTYSKHLESKIIKTLFDSHSYEEVAYEITTLENKNQSIGMGMIGELKEPMNESNFLNHLKTKMNTECIRHSSFLNRPIKKVAVLGGSGSFAIGAAKASGADAFISSDLKYHDFFTAENSILLADIGHYESEQFTKNLLVANLTKKITNFAVVLSKTNTNPVKYF; this is encoded by the coding sequence ATGATTGTTCAAGACGTTATTAACCACTTAGAAACATTAACACCTCTAGCCTATGCTGAAGGTTTTGACAATGTGGGCCTTTTAGTTGGTAATAAAAATGAAAAAATAACAGGTGTTCTTGTTACATTAGACACACTCGAAACCGTTGTCGATGAGGCCATAGAAAAAAACTGTAACCTCATAGTTAGTTTTCACCCTATAATCTTTAAAGGCTTAAAAAAGTTAACGGGAAAAAATTATGTTGAACGTGTTGTTATAAAAGCTATTAAGCACGACATAGCTATTTACGCCATGCACACAGCCTTAGATAATGCTATCAATGGTGTTAATGATATGATTTGTAATAAATTGGATTTAACCAACAGACGCATTTTAATTCCGCAATCAGAAACAATAAAAAAATTAACAACCTACGTGCCAAAAAATGAAGCGGAACAATTAAGAACTGCTTTATTCAATGCTGGAGCTGGAAGCATTGGTAATTATAATAATTGCAGCTTTAACGTAGAAGGCTATGGTACTTATAATGGCAACGAAAACTCCAATCCAACACTAGGAGAAAAAGGAAAAACACATACCGAAGCTGAAACTAAAATTACGGTTACATATTCAAAACATTTAGAATCAAAAATTATCAAAACACTTTTTGATTCCCATAGTTATGAAGAAGTTGCTTATGAAATAACGACACTTGAAAACAAAAACCAAAGCATAGGGATGGGGATGATTGGCGAACTAAAAGAACCTATGAATGAATCTAATTTTTTAAACCATTTAAAAACTAAAATGAACACGGAATGTATCAGGCATTCTTCATTTTTAAATAGACCAATAAAAAAGGTTGCGGTTTTAGGAGGGTCTGGAAGTTTTGCAATTGGTGCAGCCAAAGCATCTGGTGCTGATGCTTTTATATCTTCAGATTTAAAATATCACGACTTTTTTACAGCAGAAAACAGTATTCTTTTGGCTGATATTGGGCATTATGAAAGCGAACAGTTCACAAAAAATCTTTTAGTAGCAAATCTTACAAAAAAAATCACTAATTTTGCAGTCGTTTTATCAAAGACAAATACCAATCCTGTTAAGTATTTTTAA
- a CDS encoding zinc ribbon domain-containing protein, with protein MAKKKEVTVEERLRALYDLQLIDSRIDEIRNVRGELPLEVRDLEDEVAGLNIRLEKLVASLEVIDNDITSKKNLIEESKALIKKYSEQQKNVRNNREYNSLTKEVEFQELEIQLAEKHIKEFKTQIEQKKEVITETKGRLKERETHLKHKKGELDAILAETEKEEQALIEKSEAYKTQIEERLVAAYNRIRVNVKNGLAVVPIERGASGGSFFTIPPQVQVEIASRKKVITDEHSGRILVDAALAEEQKAKMEKMFSKL; from the coding sequence ATGGCTAAAAAGAAAGAAGTAACTGTAGAAGAGCGCTTAAGAGCTTTATACGATTTACAACTAATCGATTCTCGTATAGATGAAATCAGAAATGTTCGCGGAGAACTTCCTTTAGAAGTTCGTGATTTAGAAGATGAAGTTGCTGGACTAAACATAAGATTAGAAAAACTTGTAGCAAGTTTAGAAGTAATCGATAATGATATTACTTCAAAGAAAAATCTTATTGAAGAGTCTAAAGCTTTAATAAAGAAGTACAGCGAACAACAAAAAAATGTTAGAAATAACAGAGAATACAATTCTTTAACCAAAGAAGTTGAATTTCAAGAATTAGAAATCCAACTAGCTGAAAAGCATATTAAAGAATTCAAGACTCAAATTGAGCAGAAAAAAGAAGTTATAACTGAAACAAAAGGTCGTTTAAAAGAACGTGAAACGCATTTAAAGCATAAAAAAGGTGAGTTAGATGCTATTTTAGCTGAAACTGAAAAAGAAGAACAAGCTTTAATAGAAAAATCTGAAGCTTACAAAACTCAGATAGAAGAACGTTTAGTAGCTGCTTATAACAGAATTCGTGTAAATGTAAAGAATGGTTTAGCTGTTGTTCCGATTGAAAGAGGTGCTTCAGGAGGGTCTTTCTTTACAATACCACCACAAGTACAAGTAGAGATTGCTTCTCGTAAAAAAGTGATTACTGATGAACACAGTGGTAGAATTTTGGTAGATGCCGCTTTAGCAGAAGAACAAAAAGCAAAAATGGAAAAAATGTTCTCGAAACTTTAA
- the msrA gene encoding peptide-methionine (S)-S-oxide reductase MsrA produces the protein MKKILPLFIIAILFSCQNTAQVNSKQQAVINAEPIEVPLKEGKARAYFASGCFWCVEAIYESVKGVEESISGYSGGHTKNPTYAASNTGKTGHAEAVEIIYDPNVVSFETLVDVYFASQNVTQVNGQGNDRGSQYRSIIFYQNETQKQIILKKKEALAKKLGIKIAAEVYPFQKFWVAEDYHQNYERLHPNNSYIRNVSIPRLNRFKSKFPKELLKDTH, from the coding sequence ATGAAAAAGATATTACCATTATTCATAATAGCTATTTTATTTAGCTGTCAAAATACGGCACAAGTTAATTCAAAACAACAAGCCGTTATTAATGCAGAACCTATTGAAGTTCCCTTAAAAGAAGGGAAAGCCCGTGCTTATTTTGCTAGTGGTTGTTTTTGGTGTGTAGAGGCCATTTACGAAAGTGTAAAAGGTGTTGAAGAATCTATTTCTGGATATTCTGGCGGACATACTAAAAATCCAACCTACGCAGCAAGTAACACAGGAAAAACAGGACATGCAGAAGCTGTTGAGATTATTTATGATCCTAACGTCGTGAGTTTCGAAACGTTAGTTGATGTCTATTTTGCGTCACAAAATGTAACACAGGTAAACGGTCAAGGCAATGACAGAGGGTCTCAATATCGCTCCATTATTTTTTATCAGAATGAAACACAAAAACAAATTATTTTAAAGAAAAAAGAGGCCTTAGCTAAAAAATTAGGTATTAAAATCGCTGCTGAAGTCTACCCATTTCAAAAATTCTGGGTTGCCGAAGATTATCATCAAAACTACGAAAGACTGCACCCTAATAATAGTTATATAAGAAATGTTTCCATACCAAGACTAAATAGGTTTAAAAGCAAATTCCCTAAAGAACTATTAAAAGACACACATTAA
- a CDS encoding T9SS type A sorting domain-containing protein, with protein sequence MKTVSKIIYFFGLLLFSNIVFSQDITLLFPDDNEELTDIAVSFKAKITVDGPFVLHVSRNIDFSGTVMTHVPVENNKGETKDDKNIVYFLTLQGKLNPLKKFVLDSGVWYWRISANNGTVFSETRKLTVNNLKTSKLPQRIISPEKPLFHVRLRSRPFDYPNPEARLAKIVPDALKDIIVIDIGHSFDFLPNDRSLYEYSKLFNDAGYKFFFDSGVNSRLGRIASLGEMEKIFRELPNCVGASTTEMNYYYNRFEEDNSLIYGTLELCKKYGKHFLLADMNWKWNKWQLFNYQFYDLFINENYKEYFIPLFKTTDPWGAYTCVSSIQGMKLAGMANDIGIWSDMWCWEKFGQVNSLALKDWLSGSHDPNGGQKLFPYIQNIKQYIYGITYGSTVFGLEPNLQGHWQTGEPNDHFYRYLLPFIKAVVEENIIPKEKAITDNFNIIVDTEYTSDNLNDTEPLTYRVGNIWGDFLRNTYGISNITGYNEVVNNTAGDIIQAAYLEMIPNTDRYPSGIPFLPKPSVSAPLVNGKTLEVVKVSDLNTPSEVNSKLNIYYPESTNEAYAKKIDNSFFVFNTIENHDIKQSYNLDLNFAGIESLSGDIDLMSYIVGRTRPDKKTLFFQCNAYVKNPDNLVGGRYNLPTYPTKMNFKCNVKPVIQSDEISAITSNWNSTTKIFTVEVDHQTAGAVNFTLLGDDSSLSVKPIVSTANGKISVFGVGKNAVFSMYSLTGAKIIDNINHQPLNINRLNLKTGIHILKIKDDNTVYFKKILIQ encoded by the coding sequence ATGAAAACAGTGTCTAAAATCATTTATTTCTTTGGGCTTCTTTTATTTAGTAATATCGTATTTAGTCAAGACATAACACTTCTGTTTCCTGATGATAATGAAGAGTTAACAGATATCGCTGTATCGTTTAAAGCTAAAATAACCGTTGATGGTCCTTTTGTACTTCATGTTAGTAGAAACATAGATTTTTCAGGTACTGTAATGACTCATGTGCCTGTCGAAAATAATAAAGGAGAGACCAAGGACGATAAAAATATTGTGTACTTTTTAACATTACAGGGTAAACTAAATCCTTTAAAGAAATTTGTGCTAGATTCTGGTGTTTGGTATTGGAGAATATCTGCTAATAATGGAACTGTTTTTAGCGAAACCCGAAAATTAACTGTTAATAACCTTAAGACTAGTAAACTTCCCCAAAGAATAATTAGTCCAGAAAAACCTCTTTTTCATGTAAGGTTACGAAGCAGACCATTTGATTATCCAAATCCTGAGGCTAGATTAGCTAAAATTGTTCCTGATGCTTTAAAAGATATTATTGTTATAGATATAGGACATTCTTTTGATTTTCTTCCTAACGACAGATCATTATATGAGTACTCCAAACTTTTTAACGATGCTGGGTATAAATTTTTCTTTGATTCAGGTGTGAATTCCAGACTGGGGAGAATTGCATCACTAGGCGAAATGGAAAAGATTTTTAGAGAGCTTCCTAATTGTGTGGGTGCATCAACAACTGAAATGAACTATTATTATAACCGATTTGAGGAAGATAATTCTCTAATTTATGGAACGCTGGAACTCTGTAAAAAATATGGTAAGCATTTTCTTTTAGCAGACATGAACTGGAAATGGAATAAATGGCAATTATTTAATTATCAGTTTTATGATTTATTTATAAATGAAAATTATAAGGAATATTTTATACCGCTTTTTAAAACAACAGATCCTTGGGGCGCATACACATGCGTCAGTTCTATTCAGGGTATGAAATTAGCGGGTATGGCAAACGACATTGGTATTTGGAGTGATATGTGGTGTTGGGAAAAATTCGGACAAGTAAATTCACTTGCTCTTAAAGATTGGTTATCTGGTAGCCATGATCCAAATGGGGGGCAAAAACTATTCCCTTACATTCAAAATATAAAGCAATATATTTATGGGATCACTTATGGATCTACTGTTTTTGGATTAGAACCTAATCTACAAGGACATTGGCAAACAGGTGAGCCTAACGACCATTTTTACAGATATCTTTTACCATTTATTAAAGCTGTTGTAGAGGAAAATATTATTCCTAAGGAAAAGGCCATTACAGACAATTTTAATATTATTGTAGATACCGAATATACTTCTGATAATCTTAATGATACTGAACCTTTAACGTATAGAGTGGGGAATATTTGGGGTGATTTTTTACGTAACACCTATGGTATATCTAATATTACAGGTTATAATGAGGTGGTGAACAACACTGCAGGTGATATTATTCAAGCGGCTTATCTTGAAATGATACCCAATACAGATCGTTATCCATCTGGAATTCCATTTTTACCAAAACCATCCGTTAGTGCTCCATTGGTAAATGGGAAAACGTTAGAAGTCGTTAAGGTTTCAGATTTAAACACTCCAAGTGAGGTAAATAGTAAACTTAATATTTATTACCCAGAATCTACTAACGAAGCCTATGCTAAAAAAATTGATAACTCATTTTTTGTTTTTAATACGATAGAGAATCATGATATCAAACAAAGTTATAATTTAGACCTTAATTTTGCTGGTATTGAATCCCTTTCTGGGGATATAGATTTGATGAGTTATATAGTTGGACGAACCAGACCTGATAAAAAAACTTTATTTTTTCAATGCAATGCTTATGTGAAGAATCCAGATAATTTAGTCGGTGGTAGATACAATTTGCCAACATATCCTACTAAAATGAATTTTAAATGTAATGTTAAGCCAGTTATTCAAAGTGATGAAATAAGTGCGATTACTTCAAACTGGAATTCTACTACTAAAATTTTTACTGTTGAAGTTGACCATCAAACAGCAGGGGCTGTTAACTTTACATTGCTGGGTGACGATAGTTCACTTAGTGTAAAACCTATTGTTTCTACAGCTAACGGTAAAATTTCAGTATTTGGAGTTGGAAAAAATGCTGTGTTTTCAATGTATAGTTTAACTGGGGCTAAAATAATTGACAACATAAATCATCAACCGTTAAATATTAACAGACTAAATCTTAAAACAGGAATTCATATCCTTAAAATCAAGGATGATAACACGGTTTATTTTAAAAAAATATTAATACAATAA
- a CDS encoding DUF6985 domain-containing protein, with protein MTKSEIIKNAELITGDYIKYLKFKKYNSTFKTNIIYQIMFAKYNEEGYELTEEIFQSLNFFLNFDREKIEWIKKLSFEHYESCITHTDYGTPIELLEKHNNDYKNANKDLFKIYNPDESFEKSNLEFVDIIEQENDNRIDICLILNFSVPWESEHGMKIGFNNTEFIEVE; from the coding sequence ATGACCAAATCAGAAATTATAAAAAATGCCGAATTAATTACGGGAGATTATATAAAATACTTGAAATTCAAAAAATACAACTCAACTTTTAAAACTAATATTATTTATCAAATAATGTTTGCAAAATATAATGAAGAAGGATATGAATTGACTGAGGAAATTTTTCAATCCTTAAACTTTTTCTTGAATTTTGACAGAGAAAAAATCGAATGGATAAAAAAGTTGAGTTTTGAGCATTATGAATCCTGCATAACTCATACTGATTATGGAACTCCTATAGAGTTACTTGAGAAACACAATAATGACTATAAAAACGCAAACAAAGATTTATTTAAAATATACAATCCAGATGAATCATTTGAAAAATCAAATCTTGAATTTGTAGACATTATAGAACAAGAAAATGATAATAGAATTGATATTTGTTTAATTTTAAACTTTTCGGTTCCTTGGGAATCTGAACACGGAATGAAAATTGGGTTTAATAATACTGAATTTATAGAAGTTGAATAA
- a CDS encoding class I SAM-dependent methyltransferase: METNDIYFNINKATWNDKVKVHAQSKMYHLEDFKKGKSSLMSYELEALGDVKGKSLLHLQCHFGQDTLSWSRLGAKCTGVDLSDEGVALAQRLNAELNLDAKFVCCNVLDTSDFIKDTFDIVFTSYGVIGWLPDLKPWGQMIAERLKQGGTFFMAEFHPIVWMFDYLGDTPVMKYGYMQEDVIYEEYEGTYADEASKMVSREYGWNHGLGEVISALTEAGLHVEFLKEYDESPYDVLPDLEKTESGMYVKKDKLYPLIFTIKAVKL; this comes from the coding sequence ATGGAAACTAACGATATTTATTTTAATATAAATAAAGCGACTTGGAATGATAAAGTGAAAGTACATGCTCAAAGTAAGATGTATCATTTAGAGGATTTCAAAAAAGGGAAGTCTTCTTTAATGTCTTATGAATTAGAAGCTTTAGGAGATGTAAAAGGAAAATCTCTTTTGCATTTACAATGCCATTTTGGACAGGACACATTAAGTTGGAGTAGGTTAGGAGCTAAATGCACAGGAGTTGATTTAAGCGATGAAGGTGTGGCGTTGGCTCAGCGTTTAAACGCGGAATTAAACTTAGATGCGAAATTTGTTTGTTGTAATGTTTTAGATACATCTGATTTTATAAAAGATACATTTGATATCGTTTTTACTAGCTATGGTGTAATAGGTTGGTTGCCCGATTTAAAACCTTGGGGGCAAATGATTGCTGAGCGCTTAAAGCAGGGAGGTACATTTTTTATGGCTGAATTTCACCCCATTGTCTGGATGTTCGATTATCTAGGAGATACTCCAGTTATGAAATACGGTTATATGCAAGAAGATGTGATTTATGAAGAGTATGAAGGGACTTATGCAGATGAAGCATCAAAGATGGTGAGTAGAGAGTATGGATGGAATCATGGTTTGGGCGAGGTTATTTCTGCTTTAACGGAAGCAGGTTTGCATGTTGAGTTTTTAAAGGAATATGATGAAAGTCCTTATGATGTGTTGCCAGACTTGGAGAAAACAGAATCGGGAATGTATGTAAAAAAGGATAAATTGTATCCTTTAATTTTTACTATTAAAGCTGTTAAATTATAG
- a CDS encoding (4Fe-4S)-binding protein, with protein sequence MGKIKEYSNGETTVVWEAEKCIHSAICAKGLPDVFQPRERPWVKINAATTNAIIDQVKQCPSGALRYYMNAEEDKTTETLETKVEVLENGPLLVYGTLKVTHKDGTQETKNKTTAFCRCGASANKPFCDGAHVTNEFKG encoded by the coding sequence ATGGGAAAAATAAAAGAATATTCAAACGGGGAGACTACAGTGGTTTGGGAAGCTGAAAAATGTATACACTCAGCGATTTGTGCTAAAGGCTTACCAGACGTTTTTCAGCCAAGAGAACGTCCATGGGTTAAAATAAATGCAGCCACTACCAATGCCATTATAGATCAAGTAAAACAATGTCCTTCAGGTGCATTGCGATATTATATGAATGCTGAAGAAGATAAAACGACAGAAACATTAGAAACAAAAGTAGAGGTTTTAGAGAATGGTCCATTGTTGGTTTACGGTACATTAAAGGTGACTCATAAGGATGGTACTCAAGAAACAAAAAATAAAACCACAGCGTTTTGTAGGTGTGGAGCATCAGCAAATAAACCTTTTTGTGATGGCGCTCATGTGACTAATGAATTTAAGGGCTAA
- a CDS encoding IclR family transcriptional regulator yields the protein MEKVNKELNLSVIKAFKLLEVYLNGKEAWGVRELAKKTGYNKTTTYRLLSTLESLDIVQKNDDDKYILGLKLFELGNLVSVYKSLRTFSRIPLENIAKDIKETVHFGVLKNNQVLYLNKAESELGLKVSTQIGSYQQAYCTALGKVLLAFSSANMISDYLKNVNLKAFTSNTLITSKDLLTELEQIKTKGYALDMEELELGLICIAIPVFNKNKEVVAGVSVSGPSSRFKSENIVSYLSIIKKGALDIEAHIRDYS from the coding sequence ATGGAAAAGGTTAACAAAGAATTGAATTTATCTGTTATAAAAGCATTTAAGCTTTTAGAAGTATATTTAAATGGTAAAGAGGCATGGGGTGTGCGAGAATTAGCAAAAAAAACAGGTTATAATAAAACAACGACCTATCGCTTATTAAGTACTTTAGAGTCTTTGGATATTGTACAAAAGAATGATGATGATAAATATATTTTAGGGCTTAAATTATTCGAATTAGGAAATTTAGTGTCAGTATATAAATCATTACGTACTTTTTCTAGAATTCCTTTAGAGAACATTGCTAAAGACATTAAAGAGACAGTACATTTTGGAGTATTGAAAAATAACCAGGTATTGTATTTAAATAAAGCAGAAAGTGAACTAGGGTTAAAAGTGAGTACACAAATAGGATCATATCAACAAGCCTATTGTACAGCTTTAGGGAAAGTGTTGTTGGCTTTTTCGTCTGCAAATATGATATCAGATTATTTGAAAAATGTAAACTTAAAAGCGTTTACTTCGAATACGTTAATTACTTCAAAAGATTTATTGACCGAGCTTGAACAGATAAAAACAAAAGGCTATGCATTAGATATGGAAGAGCTTGAATTAGGGCTTATTTGTATCGCTATACCAGTGTTTAATAAAAATAAAGAAGTCGTTGCTGGGGTTAGTGTTTCAGGGCCATCAAGTAGATTTAAGTCTGAAAATATAGTGTCTTATTTGTCTATAATAAAGAAAGGGGCTTTAGACATTGAGGCTCACATACGTGATTATAGCTAA